In Prunus dulcis chromosome 2, ALMONDv2, whole genome shotgun sequence, a single genomic region encodes these proteins:
- the LOC117617544 gene encoding protein LITTLE ZIPPER 1-like yields the protein MCMNSSEMTPCSPQYSAFRLRRPSNQHNFRVHRLINRKRKTAKEPKGAEIGGAKVEMEIKNLKLYMENQSIIEENKKLRRKALLLVQENQALFSQLQQKQLSPNK from the exons ATGTGTATGAACTCCTCAGAAATGACTCCATGCAGTCCTCAATACTCTGCTTTTCGCCTTCGAAGGCCATCAAACCAACATAACTTTCGAGTTCACCGCTTAATCAACAG GAAGAGGAAAACAGCAAAAGAACCAAAAGGGGCAGAGATAGGAGGGGCAAAGGTAGAGATGGAAATCAAGAACCTGAAGCTATACATGGAGAATCAGAGCATTATAGAAGAGAACAAGAAGCTGAGGAGAAAAGCACTTCTTCTTGTCCAAGAGAACCAAGCCTTGTTTTCACAGCTCCAACAGAAGCAGCTCTCTCCCAACAAATGA